The following nucleotide sequence is from Barnesiella viscericola DSM 18177.
GAAATACATCGCCTCACTCCCGGCCAACAAGAACCGTGAGAAAGTGGGTAAACTGATCGAAACGCAAAAAGGCATCATCAACAACAACTACAACCAGCCGATGGAAACGGCCAAATCGACCGTCTATGCCATCTATTCGGGCGACCAGAAATACGATTTGCGCAACTACCTCATGCTCAGTATCCTTGACCAGGTGATGGACATTGTCTATACCGAGACCATTCGTGAGGAAGAGGGCGGTACCTACGGCGTAGGTACCATGGCCGATTTCTCGCCCGTCGATAACTCGTGGCTGTTCCTCTTCGGATTCGACACCAACCCGCAAGACGAGAAACGCCTTACCAAGCGTGCTCACGCCGAGTTGATGAAAGTAGTGAACGAAGGTCCTCGCGAAAAAGATTTTGCCAAAGTAAAAGAATACATGCTCAAAAAGCACGCCCAGAACCAACGTGAAAACTCCTATTGGAGAGAAATCATTCGCAGCAACGAACTGGGTTATGGCGATAACGACACCAACTACGAAGAGACGCTCAACAGCATCACCATCGACGACATGAAAGCCTTCACCAAGAAATTGTTCGACGGAAAGAACATCATCGAGGTAACCATGACCGGTGTCGTAGAAAACGAAGCCAAGTAAAGACCTTATTACCCGGTAAGGTTCGCCCTTGCCGACGATACCCATAGCGGGAGGATACCGTCGAGTATCCTCCCGCTTCTTTTTTAAACCACCTCGTCGCGGTATCTGGATTCCGCATCAAGTGAGGAATGACGAGAGTGCACGGAATGACCGTAGCCACATAAGGCGCAAGCGAGCTGCGAGCGCGAAGCAAACACCGCCTTTATTGGGCCGGGAGGAGACCAGCCGACCGAGGAAGAAGGGCGAGGACTGTTTGAGCGCAGCGAGTTCCGCAGCCCCCGAAGGCGGTGACAGCCTCCGAGCGACGAAGCCCGATAACAGCGGCGGCACTTCTTGGTTCGTTCTTCTTGCTGTTGAGAAGAATGAACATGCCGGGTCACCCCGCGCCCTGATGCAGGGGCTTAGAAAAGTGGCTCTTGTGGGTATCTACCTTCTGCGGGTATCTCCTGGATACCGCGTCGTAGCGCGGTATGACGTGAAACACCGCATCAAGTGAGGAATGACACAGACAACGGCATTCAACCGTACAAAAAAAGAGGTATCCCCTCATGACCGAGAGGATACCCCATATCTATTTAGAAAAACCATATTCTACTTGAACCGCAGTTCGCCGAAATATTCGGGACGGTGAAAATCGGGTTTCTCTACCGGTATGGGCGACCAGCTGAGGTAGTGCGGCAGCGACGAGCCGTCGGCACACTTGTAGAAATTGGCAGCCACAGCCTCGGGCAGATGCTTCCCGTCGAGCCCCACCAGGTCGAAGGGTATGGCCACTAACAACTCCCAAGGGAAAAGACCCTCCATCTCCCGGAAGGGCTTGTTGCCCACGGTCGAATAGCGTTTGATGCGGGCCATCTTCTCGGGCGAGAAATGCTCGGCATCGGAGCGGCTGGTGCGACGGGCGGCCAGAGCCGTACCTATGCAGTTGAACTCAAAGTTGTAGTAGTACTTCTCGCCGGGTATCTGTATGAAAAACTCCACACAACTGTCTTGCCACACAGGCGAGTTGTCGGTACTGTTGACAGCCAGCAGGTAATTGCCCCGCACGAAATAGTCGATGTAGAGGTATTGGTTATCCCGGGCTATCGAGAACGATACGATGGGCTTGTAGGGAAATTCGTCGGGCCAGTCTACACAATCGATAGCCTGCCGCACCCCCTGGGTCTCGAGTATCTCGGAGACCTGTGCCAGCGGTTTGTCGCCCAATCCGGCGACAAAAGGTACTTCAATAACTTTTTTCATGATGTTTATCTTAATGTAAAATATAATCTTTTATCCCCCACACAAATCCAAAAACAGACATGGCTATGATAATGATACCGATAGCCCGGTTGATAAACCAGATACTGCGTACATTGAACCGCGAACGCACTTTATTGATGACATAGGTGATGAAAAACCACCAGCCCACCGCTCCGACGAGGATAGAGAGATAACCTACGACATGATGCCACAACTGCGACTCGGGCAGGAAGAAGTTGAAGCGGGCAAAAAGACCTATATACAGGAATAAAATAAGCGGATTGGAAAAGGTGAGCAGGAAGGCGGTAATGAAATCCTGCGTGTAGGAGTTGATCGAGGAGTTGGCTTTGCGGATATTCTTGGCGGGATTCTGCCGGTAGAGATAGAGGCCGAAGCCCACCAGCACAAGACTACCCAAGATTTGCAGCACGTTTTGATTCGCCTCGATAAAGTCGATGACAATCGACATACCCAATCCCGTGAGCAGGGCATATATCAGGTCGGACAACGCGGCTCCCAGCCCCGTGACAAACCCCGACCATCGACCTTTGTTCAGCGTGCGCTGGATACACAATATCCCTATCGGTCCCATCGGTGCCGATACCAGTATGCCAATGGCCAATCCTCGAATAATTGTATACAGCGTTAAATCCATACAGTCTAAACTATCCTATTCTTCCGGGGAC
It contains:
- a CDS encoding carbohydrate-binding family 9-like protein, with the protein product MKKVIEVPFVAGLGDKPLAQVSEILETQGVRQAIDCVDWPDEFPYKPIVSFSIARDNQYLYIDYFVRGNYLLAVNSTDNSPVWQDSCVEFFIQIPGEKYYYNFEFNCIGTALAARRTSRSDAEHFSPEKMARIKRYSTVGNKPFREMEGLFPWELLVAIPFDLVGLDGKHLPEAVAANFYKCADGSSLPHYLSWSPIPVEKPDFHRPEYFGELRFK
- a CDS encoding LysE family translocator produces the protein MDLTLYTIIRGLAIGILVSAPMGPIGILCIQRTLNKGRWSGFVTGLGAALSDLIYALLTGLGMSIVIDFIEANQNVLQILGSLVLVGFGLYLYRQNPAKNIRKANSSINSYTQDFITAFLLTFSNPLILFLYIGLFARFNFFLPESQLWHHVVGYLSILVGAVGWWFFITYVINKVRSRFNVRSIWFINRAIGIIIIAMSVFGFVWGIKDYILH